One Thermococcus sp. M36 genomic window, TACAGCCATAAAGAATCCGCTCGATAAGGAAGGCTTTATTTCGGCGATGGGGGCGAACCACCTGAGCCTCGTTCCAGGGGACTACACAGAGGAGCTCCGCTTCGTGGCGAGGCTCTGGGGGGTCAAAGCGGTGAACCTTGAAGACAGGGCAGAGGTAAAAGGTGTCCTTGGGGTGTAGTCATGAAGACGATACTGGCCGGAAACGGGGCATTCGTGCTCACGGACAGAGAGGGGAACATGAGGAGCCACTACGACGGCCTCTACTTCCTCGACACACGCTTTGTCAGGAGGGCCGTCCTCAGGGTGTCCCCAGGACTGGAGTTCTTTGGGGCTTCGGCAACGTTCAGGAAGGCCGTTTCCCACTTTTCAACCTCAGGAAAAGCCGTTCTCCTAAGGCGAAGAAGACTCGATGGCTTTTATGAGGAGGAGATTTCGATATACAACGCTTCTGACGACGAATTGACCGTCGAGCTTGAGTACACCTACGAGGCGCCCCTTGAGGACATATTCCAGGTTAGGGGCTTCATGGGGCTGAAGGGAGAAAAAACCACCCTGCCGGCTGGGGGACTGCACTCAAGGGGAGGGCGGAGCCTCAGGGTAGAGACCAATATGGAGCGGGAAGGGAACTCCCTAAAGGCAGCGGTAAGATTACCCCCCTTCTCCAAGAAGACCCTCTACGTCCGCTTCATCCCAGAGATTCGGGGAAAGGTGCGAGGACTGCTCGGTGAGAGGAAACCCCCCCTCAGAAATCCCGTCTTCACAGGGTCAATAGCACTTGACGACGTCTTCGAGAGAGCCGTGGCGAACATTTACGCCCTGACCCTCTACACTACCTACGGGCCCGTTCCCCTCGCGGGAATACCTTACTTCATGTGCCCCTTCGGGAGGGATGCGATAATAACCTCGCTCTTCCTCCTACCGTATTATCCAGAATATGCCGCCGGGACGCTGAAGCTCTTTGGAGGACTCCAGGGAAAGAAAAACGACCCGAGAAGCGAGGAGGAGCCGGGGAAGATTCCCCACGAGTTCCGTCTCGGCGAGCTGGCACAGTCCGGGAGGATTCCCTTCGCCCCGTACTACGGAACCGTCGATGCGACGCCCCTCTACGTGGCTTTAGCCGGCGAGTACCTCCGTTGGACGGGGGATAAAGCGCTTATAGAGGAGATAAGGCCAAATATTACCAGAGCCGTCGAATGGATTTTAAGCAAGCTCAAAAGCGGCTACATAACGTACATCCCCGGAATACTCAGCAACAAGGGGTGGAAGGACTCGAAGGACGCGATAGTCGATGAAAACGGGAGGCCGGCAAAACCGCCAATAGCGCTCGTCGAGGTGCAGGGCTACGCTTACTGGGCCCTCAGGCTCGCTGGGGAGTTTGAATTGACGGATTTCGACTCAAAAACGCTCCTCCGCGAAGCGGAGAGGCTCAGGAAGAGGTTCAACCGCGACTTCTGGGTCGATGGATACTACACCCTGGCCCTTGACGGAGATGACAAACCGCTGAGGGTCGTCTCGTCGAACATGGGGCACCTCCTCATCACCGGGATAGCCGAGCGTGAAAACGAGCTCGCGGAGAGGCTTTTCCAGCAGGACATGCTCTCCAGATACGGGATAAGAACCCTGAGCTCGAAGGAAAGGGCCTACAACCCCTTCAGCTACCACCGCGGAAGTGTTTGGCCCCACGACAACGCCCTCATAGCTCTAGGTCTCGCGAGGGTTGGGAGGGTCGACCTTGCGAAGGAGCTCGTGGACAGAATTTTCGCCGCCGCAAAGCTCATGCCCGAGAAGGAACTGCCGGAGCTCTACAGCGGACTGGACGAGCTTGTGCCCGTTCCAAGGGCCAACTCACCACAGGCGTGGAGCGCGGCGAGCGTCTTCGCCCTCGTTACTGCCTCACTCGGCATGGAAGCAGGGGACGAGCTGACGGTTAAGCCGGCGGAGGGCGTAAACATCCTAGTAAGGGCCGTTGCCTTCAGGGGCAGGAAGTACCTTATACGGGCCAACGGAGGTGTTGAGATTGAACCCGTTTGAGCTCCGCTTCCAGAAGCTTTCCAACCCGGTTCTCTCGCCCTCAAAGGAGGGCTTCGACTCGAAGAACACCT contains:
- a CDS encoding amylo-alpha-1,6-glucosidase, with protein sequence MKTILAGNGAFVLTDREGNMRSHYDGLYFLDTRFVRRAVLRVSPGLEFFGASATFRKAVSHFSTSGKAVLLRRRRLDGFYEEEISIYNASDDELTVELEYTYEAPLEDIFQVRGFMGLKGEKTTLPAGGLHSRGGRSLRVETNMEREGNSLKAAVRLPPFSKKTLYVRFIPEIRGKVRGLLGERKPPLRNPVFTGSIALDDVFERAVANIYALTLYTTYGPVPLAGIPYFMCPFGRDAIITSLFLLPYYPEYAAGTLKLFGGLQGKKNDPRSEEEPGKIPHEFRLGELAQSGRIPFAPYYGTVDATPLYVALAGEYLRWTGDKALIEEIRPNITRAVEWILSKLKSGYITYIPGILSNKGWKDSKDAIVDENGRPAKPPIALVEVQGYAYWALRLAGEFELTDFDSKTLLREAERLRKRFNRDFWVDGYYTLALDGDDKPLRVVSSNMGHLLITGIAERENELAERLFQQDMLSRYGIRTLSSKERAYNPFSYHRGSVWPHDNALIALGLARVGRVDLAKELVDRIFAAAKLMPEKELPELYSGLDELVPVPRANSPQAWSAASVFALVTASLGMEAGDELTVKPAEGVNILVRAVAFRGRKYLIRANGGVEIEPV